catatgacaatcaaatgattatcactgttgttttcttattttttaaattccgctattttcaaccgacgaaaaccatataaaaaataagtttaaaaaatgaaaaagagagcatttcaaagctccatgctaaaagaaaaaaaaaatcgaaaataatattaaaaaataccaaaagctgtcggaatgtgtgggagcactcaaaaaattgatacgcgaaaaataatagtggttagtggtgattcatttttaaatgtgtttccgcatgaggaaagcgctctgttgttttgttattttctgaatttaaattgaacattctgaactcgaattcttataaaactatttattttaaacaaataagaaacacgtatgcttttatcacgtacaaaattaaaaacgtaatgaaataaagtaaataaaaagcaaaaagcattgtttcatttttggtggAATATAATAATGGTCTTTTattatagtataacagtcaaacctgatatctacagtaaactatcatttatgacactttttgatagttacagtgtcagcactgatccaggaaaatgaatgagagtgagcagtacggctatatacttaatcagtaggccatgttggtgtataagaaggagacaaaaatcacacgtacacagttgtttacatcacatttgcgcaagtccccttaagtttgtgatagaaagtttgtatgaggcgctgatcgttaggttgacattgctgacaatcagatgatagtcatatgatagtcagtattcttgtagggtgggTAATGTGGTAGTCGTCTCCTTTCATTCCATTAAAGGCAGCTCAATATCAAAGTAAACTATTAGTGAAAGATAACCATTTGCTAACCATATATAAAACTAGCTTTGTCCTGTAAGGCGGCGAACAGAAAACTGAAATGTCAGCTTtgttcatggcggaacgatacaaggtggcagctttGTGACAGACCTGCAAACATAAATAATAATTCcatgtactttatttttgtaaattcgatggacaaatgtcaaaatcgtactgcgccggagtTGATGGACCAAAtctaataaaaaagtttataatcagctgtcccatgctgctaccttgtatcgttccgccatggctttgtttgtttgttttaatttttgtttatacaaaatattttgcatctatttttaatttggtaattttTAATATGTCGCCATCCTTTCTAAAACCTGGAACATTTAAACACCTTACTTGTCGCAATAATATTTATCCAAAAAGCACTGTACATCGTTTCGCTGTGCCTGACGAATTTGTTTATTGGACAACCGACTATAGCAAATACGCTCCACCAACTTATACTGCGCCACACATCAATGGACAACCATGGGCCGATGCAGAGATCGGATGTGGGGACGTTCAACCCAAATGGAATCAACTAGATGGGTCTGTAAATCGGGTATCATTTAACGGAATTTATAAAATTGAAAATGGATATCCATTAAATCCAATTGGACGCACGGGTTTGCGTGGACGCGGACTTTTAGGGCGCTGGGGACCCAACCATGCCGCCGATCCGATAGTAACACGTTGGAAGCGTGATGCTGATGGCAATATAATAAGAAATAGTAACACAAACAAGTAATATTTATAGTATACCCAATTCAGTAGAATTTAGATCAAATTCCTTTACAGAAATCTTATACAAATGGTGGCCATACAACGGCATGACAATAAAATGTGGGCAATACCTGGAGGTATGGTGGATCCTGGCGAAAAAGTCAGCGCGACGCTTAGACGTGAATTTGTGGAGGAGGCACTGGATGGTTTTGGTATGAAATTTTGTAAGCaaaaaacaccttgaaatgtAGTAATAAAGGTTTCGCTTGTAGATAAcaagaaaatgattgaagaatTCTTCGCACACGGTGTGGAAATCTATAGAGGATATGTAGACGATTTCCGGAATACAGATAATGCTTGGATCGAGACTGTAGCTTATAACTTTCATGATGCTGATGGAATGCAGGTAGGAAAGTTGACACTATCAGCTGGAGATGATGCAGCCAATGTGAAATGGTTAGACATTGATAAAAGCATAGAGCTGCATGCAAATCACGTTAATATAATTAAGGAGGTTATACAGCTGTTGAATGCGCATTGGTAACGCTTAATTAATAGAGTAATGAtggaacaaacatacatatttaaataaacacTTGTGATTATAGCAAAAGAGTAGATAATTATCTACTCTATTTGCTCTTTGGTTTAACACATACGATAGATCGagtgacactggcgccatctgattgaaaaagtagccaactttcaaattttgtttcaagttgcaagcaaagcaaagaagaatgtgacatttgcctctaaaggccgcggcacaattacatttttcatatagatgcgtttaacacaagcttatgcattccaataagatcgccacaatcaaccaagatgttgcgtttgtaaatatgaaggaacttcagacttggaaattgaagtttattacgccgtgcccattcacatacaaaatttcgcgaagcacattctccctatacaacaaaaatacttgctaacatattttgtgtcgtaatcgattgttatattgcagtttttaattgcgaaaaatgttagaaaatttaccaaccagtgggataaataatttcacttgcaaaatgtgccaacacccttagccaaagcaaatgtcaaattcttcttcttatgatttgcttggaacaaaattgggaagTTGgccacttttcaatatcagatggcgctagtgtcgatcattctaccattctccataaaaatacatgcaatctactcatactccataagcatgtgttaaactcatctatatgaaaaactgctcatgtgtcggagctattagcagtttttcatataccctgcaaaaacgctccacgtcattttactagtcattttacggtcattgtgactttctgcagcggttatattcatagtcatttttgcatggggcgattaggttttgtgaccaaattttccgtttcgttcctattaatgtgatcatgcattccgctcccacctataggttgtgagcatagtactgtgctgttcacacacgtcacaatgctcgtcaaatggcggtcatttttccgtcatttcactctacattttcgagccatttgacaatcaattttactgcggttttaccatttatataaccgccatataacgtgaattttacctgcagatttactttacctggagcagccatatgattaaaatatgaaccaaaaaaattgaattttcaatatttattatttttattatatgtacatgaaattggaacttatattaatacagttcatataaaaaagaagtaagtactttaataataaataaactcgcttaattgaaatct
The Eurosta solidaginis isolate ZX-2024a chromosome 5, ASM4086904v1, whole genome shotgun sequence DNA segment above includes these coding regions:
- the LOC137253287 gene encoding ADP-ribose pyrophosphatase, mitochondrial isoform X2; its protein translation is MSKSYCAGVDGPNLIKNTVHRFAVPDEFVYWTTDYSKYAPPTYTAPHINGQPWADAEIGCGDVQPKWNQLDGSVNRVSFNGIYKIENGYPLNPIGRTGLRGRGLLGRWGPNHAADPIVTRWKRDADGNIIRNSNTNKNLIQMVAIQRHDNKMWAIPGGMVDPGEKVSATLRREFVEEALDGFDNKKMIEEFFAHGVEIYRGYVDDFRNTDNAWIETVAYNFHDADGMQVGKLTLSAGDDAANVKWLDIDKSIELHANHVNIIKEVIQLLNAHW
- the LOC137253287 gene encoding putative nudix hydrolase 6 isoform X1; this encodes MLLPCIVPPWLCLFVLIFVYTKYFASIFNLVIFNMSPSFLKPGTFKHLTCRNNIYPKSTVHRFAVPDEFVYWTTDYSKYAPPTYTAPHINGQPWADAEIGCGDVQPKWNQLDGSVNRVSFNGIYKIENGYPLNPIGRTGLRGRGLLGRWGPNHAADPIVTRWKRDADGNIIRNSNTNKNLIQMVAIQRHDNKMWAIPGGMVDPGEKVSATLRREFVEEALDGFDNKKMIEEFFAHGVEIYRGYVDDFRNTDNAWIETVAYNFHDADGMQVGKLTLSAGDDAANVKWLDIDKSIELHANHVNIIKEVIQLLNAHW
- the LOC137253287 gene encoding ADP-ribose pyrophosphatase, mitochondrial isoform X3; the protein is MTLRSTVHRFAVPDEFVYWTTDYSKYAPPTYTAPHINGQPWADAEIGCGDVQPKWNQLDGSVNRVSFNGIYKIENGYPLNPIGRTGLRGRGLLGRWGPNHAADPIVTRWKRDADGNIIRNSNTNKNLIQMVAIQRHDNKMWAIPGGMVDPGEKVSATLRREFVEEALDGFDNKKMIEEFFAHGVEIYRGYVDDFRNTDNAWIETVAYNFHDADGMQVGKLTLSAGDDAANVKWLDIDKSIELHANHVNIIKEVIQLLNAHW